A single uncultured Acetobacterium sp. DNA region contains:
- a CDS encoding lactate dehydrogenase subunit LctC, whose product MAGIKIIKENVDRKTFEALAEICPFDAFAYENARLEVTAACKMCKMCLKNGPAGVLVLEEDEKVAIDKSLYKGIAVYVDHIEGKIHPVTLELIGKARELAAVIGHPVYALFMGTNITAEASELLNYGVDKVFVYDQPELKHFVIEPYANVLEDFIEKVKPSSILVGATNVGRSLAPRVAARYRTGLTADCTILEMKDNTDLVQIRPAFGGNIMAQIVTENTRPQFCTVRYKVFNAPELVKDPWGSVEIMEIAKDKLVSAIEVLEVIKKEKGLDLSEAETIVAVGRGVKSEKDLEMIYEFAEKIGATVACTRPGIEAGWFDARLQIGLSGRTVKPKLIIALGISGAVQFAAGMQNSEYIIAINNDPKAPIFNVAHCGMVGDLYEILPELLAMIAEPEVLATTETIEMPHAAEKPERMVV is encoded by the coding sequence ATGGCAGGAATTAAAATAATCAAGGAAAACGTCGATCGAAAAACCTTTGAGGCACTGGCAGAGATTTGTCCTTTTGATGCCTTCGCATATGAAAACGCAAGACTGGAAGTGACCGCCGCCTGTAAAATGTGCAAGATGTGTCTGAAAAATGGACCAGCTGGCGTGCTCGTTCTGGAAGAAGATGAGAAAGTCGCGATTGATAAAAGCTTATACAAAGGCATTGCCGTTTATGTCGATCACATCGAAGGCAAGATTCATCCAGTTACCCTGGAACTGATTGGCAAGGCCCGAGAACTGGCCGCTGTGATCGGTCATCCGGTTTACGCACTCTTTATGGGCACCAATATCACCGCCGAAGCCAGCGAACTGTTAAACTACGGCGTCGACAAGGTATTTGTTTACGATCAACCGGAACTCAAACATTTTGTCATTGAACCCTATGCCAATGTGTTGGAAGATTTCATTGAAAAAGTAAAACCGTCTTCGATTTTAGTCGGCGCCACCAATGTCGGTCGCTCGCTGGCACCGCGAGTGGCAGCCCGTTACCGCACCGGTCTCACCGCCGATTGTACGATTCTGGAAATGAAAGACAATACCGATCTGGTACAGATTCGTCCGGCTTTTGGCGGCAATATTATGGCTCAGATCGTCACCGAAAACACGCGGCCGCAGTTCTGTACCGTCCGCTATAAAGTATTCAACGCGCCAGAACTCGTTAAAGATCCTTGGGGTAGTGTTGAGATTATGGAAATCGCGAAAGACAAACTGGTTTCCGCCATTGAAGTGCTGGAAGTCATTAAAAAAGAAAAAGGTCTGGATTTATCCGAAGCCGAAACCATTGTGGCGGTTGGCCGTGGCGTGAAATCCGAAAAAGACCTGGAAATGATTTATGAATTCGCTGAAAAAATCGGTGCCACTGTGGCCTGTACCCGTCCCGGGATTGAAGCGGGCTGGTTTGATGCCCGACTGCAAATTGGCTTAAGTGGCCGAACCGTTAAACCGAAACTGATCATCGCCCTGGGTATTTCCGGTGCCGTTCAGTTTGCTGCCGGGATGCAGAATTCCGAATACATTATTGCCATCAACAATGATCCCAAGGCGCCCATTTTCAACGTCGCTCATTGCGGGATGGTCGGAGATTTATATGAAATATTACCGGAACTGCTGGCCATGATTGCCGAACCGGAAGTGCTGGCAACAACAGAAACAATTGAAATGCCGCATGCAGCTGAAAAACCAGAAAGGATGGTTGTCTAA
- a CDS encoding lactate dehydrogenase subunit LctD: MNYKKVEANDIAYLKNLVPAERIFVGNEIGEDFSHDELGSIHSYPEVLIKVTTTEEVSKIMKYSYDHTIPVVVRGSGTGLVGACVPLFGGIMLETTLMNNILELDTENLTVTVEPGVLLMELSKFVEESDLFYPPDPGEKSATIAGNISTNAGGMRAVKYGVTRDYVRGLTVVLSNGEIIELGGKIVKNSSGYSLKDLVIGSEGTLCVITKAILKLLPLPKMTLSLLIPFDNISDAAGIVPKIIKSKAIPTAIEFMERQTILFAEDFLGKKFPDSSSNAYILLTFDGNSKEQVEAEYEVVANLCLAEGAKDVYIVDTAERKDSVWSARGAFLEAIKASTTEMDECDVVVPRNRIAEFIEFTHELAAEMDVRIPSFGHAGDGNLHIYVCRDKLDQAEWEAKLEEAMDRMYAKALTFNGLVSGEHGIGYAKRKYLLNDFGTEHLALMAGIKQTFDPKNLLNPKKVCQM, from the coding sequence ATGAATTATAAAAAAGTGGAAGCAAATGATATTGCCTATTTAAAGAACCTGGTTCCAGCGGAACGGATCTTTGTGGGCAACGAAATCGGCGAAGATTTCAGCCATGACGAATTAGGCAGTATCCATTCTTATCCCGAGGTACTGATCAAGGTGACCACCACCGAAGAAGTGTCTAAGATTATGAAATACTCCTATGATCACACTATCCCAGTTGTTGTTCGTGGTTCAGGAACCGGCCTGGTTGGTGCCTGTGTCCCCTTATTTGGCGGGATCATGTTAGAAACCACCCTGATGAACAATATTCTGGAACTGGATACCGAAAACCTGACCGTTACGGTTGAACCCGGTGTACTGCTGATGGAACTGTCGAAATTCGTCGAAGAAAGCGATCTGTTCTATCCTCCTGATCCTGGTGAAAAATCGGCTACGATTGCCGGCAATATCAGCACCAACGCCGGGGGCATGCGAGCCGTGAAATACGGCGTCACCCGGGATTATGTCCGGGGTCTGACGGTCGTGTTATCCAATGGTGAAATCATTGAGCTGGGCGGAAAAATTGTTAAGAACAGCTCCGGTTACAGCCTTAAAGATCTGGTTATCGGCTCCGAGGGCACCCTCTGTGTGATTACCAAAGCGATCTTAAAGCTGTTGCCGCTACCGAAGATGACCTTAAGTCTGCTGATTCCCTTTGACAATATCAGTGATGCTGCTGGAATTGTCCCCAAAATCATCAAATCCAAGGCGATTCCGACAGCCATCGAATTTATGGAACGGCAAACGATCCTTTTTGCTGAAGATTTTCTAGGTAAAAAATTCCCGGATTCCAGCAGCAATGCCTATATTTTATTGACCTTTGACGGCAACTCCAAAGAACAGGTGGAAGCCGAATACGAAGTCGTCGCCAACCTCTGTCTGGCCGAAGGCGCCAAGGATGTCTACATCGTCGATACCGCTGAGCGAAAAGATTCGGTCTGGTCAGCCCGGGGTGCCTTCCTGGAAGCCATCAAAGCCTCGACCACCGAAATGGACGAATGTGATGTCGTCGTGCCGCGAAACCGGATTGCTGAGTTTATCGAATTTACCCATGAGCTGGCCGCCGAAATGGATGTCCGGATCCCCAGCTTTGGTCATGCCGGCGATGGTAACCTCCATATTTACGTCTGTCGGGACAAGCTCGATCAGGCCGAATGGGAAGCCAAGCTGGAAGAAGCCATGGATCGGATGTATGCCAAGGCGCTGACCTTTAACGGGCTGGTTTCCGGCGAGCACGGCATCGGTTATGCCAAACGGAAATATCTGCTCAACGATTTTGGCACCGAGCATCTCGCCTTAATGGCGGGCATTAAACAAACCTTTGATCCCAAGAATCTGCTGAATCCTAAAAAAGTCTGTCAGATGTAG
- a CDS encoding L-lactate permease encodes MDNLLLFFIALIPVLWLIVSLGVLKIPGYKACPIALAITILLSILVWKMPVIDSLTAALEGGAMAIWPIMLVIVAAVFTYNLATFTGGMEVIKKMMTSISTDQRILVLILAWGFGGFLEAIAGFGTAVAIPASILAALGFNPVFAAIICLIANTTPTAFGAIGLPVSTLASVTNLNVNDLSFTVALQLFIMIIVVPFILVMLTGKGFKSLKGVVIITLMAGLSFALPQIFVAKYLGAELPAIVGSVVCMAVVIGMAKIFYKDTAAKNAEKIPFKTAIMAWLPFILVFVIIILCSSLFPMINGALKQVSTTIQIYTGPHGKPMTFLWLATPGTLIIIATYLAGLIQGVKFGQISKVLGNTMKQMSKSAITIVAIVALAKVMGYSGMIGVIATILVLITGDFYPLIAPLIGALGTFVTGSDTSANVLFGGLQVEAANAIGMSPYWLAAANTAGATAGKMISPQSIAVATAATGIIGSEGKILQATLKVCAIYVIVIGLVVYFGAPLFEGLLSTFG; translated from the coding sequence ATGGATAACTTGTTACTCTTTTTTATCGCCCTGATCCCGGTTTTGTGGCTGATTGTCTCCCTGGGGGTCTTAAAGATCCCCGGCTACAAAGCCTGTCCGATCGCCCTGGCGATCACGATTCTATTAAGTATCCTGGTCTGGAAAATGCCAGTGATCGACAGTCTCACCGCCGCGCTCGAGGGCGGCGCGATGGCGATCTGGCCAATTATGCTGGTCATTGTGGCGGCGGTGTTTACCTATAATCTGGCTACCTTTACCGGTGGTATGGAAGTCATCAAGAAAATGATGACCAGCATCTCCACCGATCAACGGATTCTGGTGCTGATCCTGGCCTGGGGTTTTGGCGGCTTTTTAGAAGCCATTGCCGGTTTTGGAACCGCGGTGGCGATTCCTGCCAGCATTCTGGCCGCGCTGGGGTTTAACCCGGTGTTTGCCGCTATTATCTGTTTAATTGCCAATACCACACCCACCGCTTTTGGCGCGATTGGTTTGCCGGTCAGTACCCTGGCCTCGGTTACCAATCTAAATGTAAACGATTTATCATTTACAGTCGCCTTGCAACTCTTTATCATGATTATTGTCGTGCCGTTCATTTTGGTGATGCTGACTGGCAAGGGCTTTAAAAGTCTCAAAGGCGTCGTGATTATTACTCTGATGGCTGGTCTATCCTTTGCATTGCCGCAGATTTTTGTGGCCAAATATCTGGGTGCCGAACTGCCAGCGATTGTCGGATCGGTGGTTTGTATGGCAGTCGTGATCGGCATGGCCAAGATCTTTTATAAGGATACTGCCGCCAAGAATGCTGAAAAAATCCCCTTCAAAACTGCCATTATGGCCTGGCTGCCGTTTATTCTGGTGTTTGTGATCATTATCCTCTGTTCGTCATTGTTCCCGATGATTAATGGGGCGTTGAAACAGGTAAGTACCACGATTCAGATTTACACCGGGCCCCACGGGAAACCGATGACCTTCTTATGGCTGGCCACTCCGGGAACGCTGATTATCATTGCCACCTATTTGGCGGGATTGATTCAAGGCGTTAAATTTGGTCAGATTTCCAAAGTACTGGGAAACACCATGAAACAAATGAGCAAGTCAGCGATCACGATTGTCGCCATTGTCGCCCTGGCCAAGGTCATGGGTTACAGCGGGATGATTGGTGTCATTGCCACGATTCTAGTGCTGATTACCGGCGATTTTTATCCGCTGATTGCCCCGCTGATTGGTGCCCTGGGAACCTTTGTTACCGGCAGTGATACCTCCGCCAACGTACTGTTCGGTGGACTACAGGTTGAAGCCGCCAACGCGATTGGCATGAGCCCGTATTGGCTAGCCGCCGCTAACACCGCTGGCGCCACTGCTGGTAAGATGATTTCGCCCCAAAGTATCGCCGTCGCTACTGCGGCTACCGGTATTATTGGCAGTGAGGGTAAGATCTTACAGGCCACTTTGAAGGTCTGTGCCATCTATGTTATCGTCATTGGGCTGGTGGTATATTTTGGAGCCCCGCTCTTTGAAGGTCTGCTAAGTACCTTTGGATAA
- a CDS encoding pyridoxamine 5'-phosphate oxidase family protein, whose amino-acid sequence MLAKVATILRENTLGVLCTESNGNPHCSLMTYIMMDDLNVLYIVSTLESRKYKNLLVNPRVSVLVDTRQNRGTNTAGNIVSITFEGLFQPLADSETQMIQTHLALAHPELNDILNNPDCVIFGIHLKSFLLLDGPVDSYQGDL is encoded by the coding sequence ATGTTAGCTAAAGTTGCAACAATTCTTCGCGAAAACACCCTCGGTGTTTTATGTACCGAATCAAACGGAAATCCCCATTGCTCGTTGATGACCTATATCATGATGGATGATCTCAACGTTCTTTACATAGTATCCACGTTGGAATCCCGGAAATACAAAAATCTTCTGGTTAATCCCCGGGTCAGTGTTTTGGTTGATACCCGCCAGAACCGCGGCACCAACACCGCGGGAAATATTGTCTCTATTACTTTTGAAGGACTTTTCCAACCCTTGGCAGATTCTGAAACCCAAATGATCCAGACGCATTTAGCCCTAGCTCATCCAGAACTAAACGACATTCTCAACAATCCCGACTGCGTTATCTTTGGTATTCATTTAAAATCATTTTTGCTTTTAGATGGACCTGTCGATTCTTATCAAGGCGATTTATAA
- a CDS encoding DUF2971 domain-containing protein has product MWKNEYMKLCFESITLDDISAGMELKFKHIPSKLYRYRPFNEFSLDEISKNYVRLVSAKKFNDLLDTRGTIDIYNQFLKKNLGMKTNFENHLKKHFDFKEVQAMLGADDWFEEILKGVSKKVAKESNLSEMECKANISHIIKQETNKLNDAFGGLGHYTTRCSCFSERNDNLAMWYHYANQYSGICIEYDMSQFDILNIRSRFMYPVIYSEILPDINEQIKNFKLQNANLYTWVALHKKMEWNYENEWRLVFNGIYKEDTNLYFPAISAIYLGNKIENENKKRIINLVRNENINIYNMILENNSILFTK; this is encoded by the coding sequence GTGTGGAAGAATGAGTATATGAAGCTTTGTTTTGAAAGCATAACTCTTGACGACATTTCAGCTGGAATGGAATTAAAGTTTAAACATATTCCTTCTAAGCTTTATAGGTATAGGCCATTCAATGAGTTTTCCCTTGATGAAATCAGTAAAAATTATGTTAGATTAGTTTCTGCTAAGAAGTTTAATGATTTATTGGATACACGTGGAACAATTGATATATATAATCAATTCTTGAAGAAAAATTTAGGAATGAAAACGAATTTTGAAAATCATTTAAAAAAACACTTTGACTTTAAAGAAGTTCAAGCTATGCTTGGCGCTGATGATTGGTTCGAAGAAATACTAAAAGGTGTTAGTAAAAAAGTAGCAAAAGAGAGTAATCTAAGTGAAATGGAGTGCAAAGCGAACATAAGTCACATAATAAAGCAAGAGACTAATAAATTAAACGATGCTTTTGGTGGTTTAGGACACTATACTACGCGCTGCAGCTGTTTTTCTGAACGTAACGATAATTTAGCAATGTGGTATCATTACGCTAATCAATATTCAGGTATTTGTATTGAATATGATATGTCCCAATTTGATATCTTAAACATTCGAAGTAGATTTATGTATCCAGTAATTTATTCAGAAATATTGCCGGATATCAATGAACAAATAAAAAATTTTAAACTACAAAATGCAAATCTATATACTTGGGTAGCTTTACACAAAAAGATGGAATGGAACTATGAAAACGAGTGGCGATTAGTGTTTAATGGTATTTATAAAGAAGATACAAATCTTTATTTTCCAGCAATTTCGGCAATTTACTTAGGCAATAAGATTGAAAACGAAAACAAAAAACGAATTATAAATCTTGTGAGAAATGAAAATATTAATATTTACAATATGATACTAGAGAACAATTCTATTTTATTTACAAAATAG